The following coding sequences are from one Pyxidicoccus xibeiensis window:
- the ypfJ gene encoding KPN_02809 family neutral zinc metallopeptidase, with protein MKWQGGRRSSNVEDRRGSGVGRPLAVGGGAASIVVALLVMLLGGDPSDVISGGGQDPYTGTGTGGSGQPVDPRQEELKDFVSVVLADTEDTWPGLLRPLGVQYAQPRLVLFSDAVQSACGTQDSAVGPFYCPPDQRVYLDLEFFNELDRRFGAPGDFAQAYVVAHEVGHHVQNLLGISDEVHARRSRLSEREANALSVLQELQADCFAGIWAHHAQRQRQVLEQGDVEEGLGAATAIGDDTLQRRARGRVVPESFTHGSSAQRVFWFRRGLEQGTVQACDTFSANAPKGP; from the coding sequence ATGAAGTGGCAGGGAGGACGTCGCAGCTCGAATGTCGAGGACCGCCGGGGCAGTGGCGTGGGCCGGCCGCTGGCGGTGGGCGGAGGGGCCGCGTCCATCGTGGTGGCGCTGCTGGTGATGCTGCTCGGAGGGGACCCCTCGGACGTGATTTCCGGGGGCGGGCAGGACCCCTACACGGGCACGGGCACGGGCGGCTCGGGCCAGCCGGTGGACCCGCGGCAGGAGGAGCTCAAGGACTTCGTGTCCGTCGTCCTGGCGGACACGGAGGACACCTGGCCCGGCCTGCTGCGGCCGCTCGGCGTGCAGTACGCGCAGCCGCGCCTGGTGCTCTTCTCGGACGCGGTGCAGTCCGCGTGTGGCACGCAGGACAGCGCGGTGGGGCCGTTCTACTGCCCGCCGGATCAGCGCGTGTACCTGGACCTGGAGTTCTTCAACGAGCTGGACCGCCGCTTCGGCGCGCCGGGTGACTTCGCGCAGGCGTACGTGGTGGCGCACGAGGTGGGGCACCACGTGCAGAACCTCCTGGGCATCTCCGACGAGGTCCACGCGCGGCGCTCCCGCCTGTCCGAGCGCGAGGCCAACGCGCTGTCCGTGCTCCAGGAGCTCCAGGCGGACTGCTTCGCCGGCATCTGGGCCCACCACGCGCAGCGCCAGCGGCAGGTGCTGGAGCAGGGCGACGTGGAGGAGGGGCTGGGCGCGGCGACGGCCATCGGTGACGACACGCTCCAGCGCCGCGCGCGCGGCCGCGTCGTCCCGGAGTCCTTCACCCACGGCTCCTCGGCGCAGCGCGTGTTCTGGTTCCGCCGCGGGCTGGAGCAGGGCACCGTGCAGGCGTGTGACACCTTCAGCGCCAACGCGCCCAAGGGCCCCTGA
- a CDS encoding helix-turn-helix domain-containing protein: MKSVRENTGRRKAGASERGRPPASETPEAPTGPAPASPEAPPEGDPAWAYEAAPPDSDQDLAPVVGKNLRRLRSQRGLSLERLAKASGVSRAMLGQIELGQSAPTINVLWKIARALDLPFSALISMTGGAGTRVMRAREAKRLTSHDGRFVSRALFPFDAPRRVEFYELQLKGDSEERAEPHPPGTLENLIVTRGTLELEVGAERHVLTAGDAILFEADKPHVYRSVGPEDLQMYLVMTYAEEVG; this comes from the coding sequence ATGAAGTCGGTTCGGGAGAACACGGGTCGGCGGAAGGCGGGCGCGTCGGAGCGTGGACGCCCGCCCGCGAGTGAGACACCCGAGGCTCCCACCGGGCCGGCGCCCGCCTCCCCGGAAGCACCCCCGGAGGGGGACCCGGCCTGGGCGTACGAGGCGGCCCCTCCGGACTCGGATCAGGACCTGGCCCCCGTCGTGGGGAAGAACCTGCGCCGGCTGCGCAGCCAGCGCGGGCTGTCGCTGGAGCGGCTGGCGAAGGCCTCCGGCGTGAGCCGGGCGATGCTGGGGCAGATTGAGCTGGGGCAGAGCGCGCCCACCATCAACGTGCTGTGGAAGATTGCCCGCGCGTTGGACTTGCCCTTCTCCGCGCTCATCAGCATGACGGGCGGCGCGGGGACGCGGGTGATGCGGGCGCGCGAGGCCAAGCGCCTCACCTCGCATGACGGGCGCTTCGTGTCCCGGGCGCTCTTCCCGTTCGACGCGCCCCGCCGCGTGGAGTTCTACGAGCTGCAGCTCAAGGGCGACAGCGAGGAGCGCGCCGAGCCGCACCCGCCCGGCACGCTGGAGAACCTCATCGTCACGCGCGGCACGCTGGAGCTGGAGGTCGGCGCCGAGCGCCATGTGCTGACGGCGGGCGACGCCATCCTCTTCGAGGCCGACAAGCCCCACGTCTACCGCAGCGTGGGGCCCGAGGACCTCCAGATGTACCTGGTGATGACGTACGCCGAGGAAGTCGGCTGA
- a CDS encoding VIT domain-containing protein, which produces MHLTRLSTAVLLTWLAVTGCNRDPGSKPASPTPPAAPARAPLSPGFEKAGLVAPMTAPGEVDPGEVDLAELRDSVADPQVLSEAQLAELSRAGFERGEPSRAGPTGSPQGSVDRNSVDRDSMDRDEGAVEEEAREAAREEAYAEAEAAASERQVRALVAPSPPPAAAPSRDMVRREAPVTARPRPSRAGPAAPRESEDEGGVQGGVVGGVVGGVIGGVVGGQMAAPSSSGYMGAPSPEPARGDPRLQQKRREIIQIIKGGSDPAASPSKPSPKPAGDLPTPVLPKVEATARAAKVLVLDESGRYQPLKTRAIRVVTYIQGSRARTVVDHLFENDTPRNLEGTFYYPLPGGAAVAGFAMYSGAVAVNTPSLFQSTELLPPLGDASARMEDLGASAPPSEKGAKRSWGERQEARVVEQKRAREVYEQIVRNDVDPALLEWAGASTFSARVFPLPPRSLKRVVIAYEQTLLFDGQRLRYTWPLPAGTGKDLQVSARIHVDPDQAKDITVQPEAGTAPRTLGPWRAYDFTKLKGDGALDVALTPKHPDADVLVGEDPAGLSGHAFHARIRLPARLTSEAEGPATGRAVLVVDTSLSAEDGNAWALQAATLRALLEKDATLKEYAVLLFDVRPRWLHGPGWRANDASARKETFSELERVFLEGASHVDGMLTELDRAGGEWLKPAKPDERVTAFLLSDGNATWGQSRVESLVSRHPSAEALRWVTYRFGEAAVNTDLFDALARSSNGRVVNVLSGSEVDAAARAHRAASVVLERVAVKGTAAKDLIVAGRPHLVFPGQELLVAGRLPDKGDAQLEVVTRAGGEARTLVVPLPRDEDSTFAPRAWAELFVARLVALDDTRLDRMVVALSQHYRLANARASMLVLESEGDYTRFAIRDERVELDDLESLRRQEEDQRRDKLQGIALDDVPKSGQDVVRGLKERQGSLSALLRRQPLRDDPYAGGEERLQAELKYQQERRANRDDLMVYEAVARKRAFAGDTWGAVRALSSPVELRPKDAEALRLVGYGLLALGQYPAAVELFEHVRLNRPFEGQAFLEEALALDAAGRYAEAARNYEIVLARSWNRHKDPMRVAAAHHYGRMLWSLARHPGAEPVAAMLRARLGELEQLQPNDAGHQLSASAIDYQLTTHWNSDSTDIDLWVIEPSGERCFYQRKQTRLGGRLFWDITDGLGPELYHARKAAPGPYHVVVHYFGSRSARDVVPTALLLVSDRGVFDETATHPRRFQLRILPKTNARLLLRREELVPLAKAQVATQPAP; this is translated from the coding sequence ATGCACCTCACGCGCCTCTCCACCGCAGTGCTGCTGACGTGGCTCGCCGTCACGGGCTGCAACCGGGACCCGGGCTCGAAGCCCGCTTCGCCCACGCCTCCGGCGGCTCCCGCGCGGGCTCCGCTGTCCCCCGGCTTCGAGAAGGCGGGGCTCGTCGCGCCCATGACGGCGCCGGGCGAGGTGGACCCGGGCGAGGTGGACCTCGCCGAGCTGCGCGACTCCGTCGCCGACCCCCAGGTGCTCAGCGAGGCGCAGCTCGCCGAGCTGAGCCGCGCCGGGTTCGAGCGGGGAGAGCCGTCCCGCGCCGGGCCCACCGGGAGCCCCCAGGGCTCCGTGGACCGGAACTCCGTGGACCGGGATTCCATGGACCGGGACGAGGGCGCGGTGGAAGAGGAGGCCCGTGAGGCGGCCCGCGAGGAGGCCTACGCAGAGGCGGAAGCGGCGGCCAGTGAGCGGCAGGTCCGCGCATTGGTTGCGCCTTCGCCTCCGCCGGCGGCCGCCCCGAGCAGGGACATGGTGCGGAGGGAGGCCCCCGTCACCGCGCGGCCCAGGCCGTCAAGGGCGGGCCCGGCGGCCCCGAGGGAGTCGGAGGACGAGGGGGGCGTCCAGGGCGGCGTCGTAGGCGGCGTCGTGGGCGGCGTCATCGGGGGCGTGGTCGGCGGGCAGATGGCCGCGCCGTCCTCCTCCGGGTACATGGGGGCGCCCTCGCCGGAGCCCGCCAGGGGAGACCCGAGGCTCCAGCAGAAGCGCCGGGAAATCATCCAGATCATCAAGGGCGGCTCGGACCCCGCCGCGTCTCCCAGCAAGCCCTCGCCGAAGCCCGCCGGGGACCTGCCCACCCCCGTGCTGCCCAAGGTGGAGGCCACCGCCCGCGCCGCCAAGGTGCTGGTGCTGGACGAGTCCGGCCGCTACCAGCCCCTCAAGACGCGCGCCATCCGCGTGGTGACGTACATCCAGGGCTCGCGCGCCCGCACCGTGGTGGACCACCTCTTCGAGAACGACACGCCCCGCAACCTCGAAGGCACCTTCTACTACCCGCTGCCGGGCGGCGCCGCCGTCGCCGGCTTCGCGATGTACTCCGGCGCCGTCGCCGTCAACACCCCGTCCCTCTTCCAGTCCACCGAGTTGCTGCCGCCGCTGGGCGACGCCTCCGCCCGGATGGAGGACCTGGGCGCCTCCGCGCCGCCGAGCGAGAAGGGCGCAAAGCGCTCCTGGGGCGAGCGGCAGGAGGCCCGCGTCGTGGAGCAGAAGCGTGCGCGCGAGGTGTACGAGCAGATTGTCCGCAACGACGTGGACCCCGCCCTGCTGGAGTGGGCCGGCGCGTCCACCTTCAGCGCCCGCGTCTTCCCGCTGCCGCCCCGGTCGCTCAAGCGCGTGGTCATCGCCTACGAGCAGACGCTCCTCTTCGACGGCCAGCGCCTGCGCTACACGTGGCCGCTGCCCGCCGGCACCGGCAAGGACCTGCAGGTCTCCGCGCGCATCCACGTGGACCCGGACCAGGCGAAGGACATCACCGTGCAGCCCGAGGCCGGCACCGCGCCGCGCACCCTGGGCCCGTGGCGCGCGTATGACTTCACGAAGCTGAAGGGAGACGGCGCGCTCGACGTGGCCCTCACCCCGAAGCACCCGGACGCGGACGTGCTGGTGGGCGAGGACCCGGCGGGCCTGTCCGGCCACGCCTTCCACGCACGCATCCGCCTGCCCGCGCGGCTCACGTCGGAGGCGGAGGGCCCGGCCACCGGACGCGCGGTGCTGGTGGTGGACACCTCCCTGTCCGCCGAGGACGGCAACGCGTGGGCGCTCCAGGCCGCCACGCTGCGCGCCCTGCTGGAGAAGGACGCCACGCTGAAGGAGTACGCCGTGCTCCTCTTCGACGTGCGCCCGCGCTGGCTCCACGGGCCCGGCTGGCGCGCCAATGACGCCAGCGCGCGCAAGGAGACCTTCTCCGAGCTGGAGCGCGTCTTCCTGGAGGGCGCGTCCCACGTGGACGGCATGCTGACGGAGCTGGACCGGGCCGGCGGCGAGTGGCTCAAGCCCGCCAAGCCCGACGAGCGCGTCACCGCCTTCCTGCTGTCCGACGGCAACGCCACCTGGGGCCAGAGCCGCGTGGAGTCGCTCGTCTCCCGCCATCCCAGCGCCGAGGCGCTGCGCTGGGTGACGTACCGCTTCGGCGAGGCCGCGGTGAATACGGACTTGTTCGACGCCCTGGCGCGCTCCAGCAACGGCCGGGTGGTGAATGTGCTCTCCGGCTCGGAGGTGGACGCCGCCGCGCGCGCGCACCGCGCCGCATCCGTGGTGCTGGAGCGGGTGGCGGTGAAGGGCACCGCCGCGAAGGACCTCATCGTCGCGGGCCGGCCCCACCTCGTCTTCCCCGGCCAGGAGCTGCTGGTGGCCGGGCGCCTGCCGGACAAGGGCGACGCGCAGCTCGAGGTGGTGACGCGGGCTGGTGGCGAGGCGCGCACCCTGGTGGTGCCGCTGCCCCGGGACGAGGACAGCACCTTCGCCCCGCGCGCGTGGGCGGAGCTGTTCGTGGCCCGGCTGGTGGCCCTGGACGACACACGGCTGGACCGCATGGTGGTGGCGCTCAGCCAGCACTACCGGCTGGCCAACGCGCGTGCGTCCATGCTCGTGCTGGAGTCCGAGGGCGACTACACCCGCTTCGCCATCCGCGACGAGCGCGTGGAGCTGGACGATTTGGAGTCGCTGCGCCGCCAGGAGGAGGACCAGCGCCGCGACAAGCTGCAGGGCATTGCCCTGGACGACGTGCCCAAGTCCGGCCAGGACGTGGTGCGCGGGCTCAAGGAGCGCCAGGGGAGCCTGTCCGCCCTGCTCCGCCGCCAGCCGCTGCGGGACGACCCGTACGCGGGCGGCGAGGAGCGGCTCCAGGCGGAGCTGAAGTACCAGCAGGAGCGCCGCGCCAACCGGGACGACCTCATGGTGTACGAGGCCGTGGCCCGCAAGCGCGCCTTCGCGGGGGACACCTGGGGCGCCGTGCGCGCCCTGTCCTCGCCCGTGGAGCTGCGCCCCAAGGACGCGGAGGCCCTGCGGCTGGTGGGCTACGGCCTGCTCGCCCTGGGCCAGTACCCCGCCGCCGTCGAGCTGTTCGAGCACGTGCGCCTCAACCGCCCCTTCGAGGGCCAGGCCTTCCTGGAGGAGGCGCTCGCGCTGGATGCGGCGGGCCGCTACGCGGAGGCGGCGCGCAACTACGAAATCGTGCTCGCGCGGAGCTGGAACCGGCACAAGGACCCGATGCGCGTCGCGGCCGCGCACCACTACGGGCGGATGCTCTGGTCCCTGGCGCGACACCCGGGCGCGGAGCCCGTCGCCGCCATGCTGCGCGCCCGGCTGGGCGAGCTGGAGCAACTACAGCCCAATGACGCGGGCCACCAGCTGAGCGCATCCGCCATCGACTACCAGCTCACCACGCACTGGAACTCGGACAGCACGGACATCGACCTGTGGGTCATCGAGCCCAGCGGCGAGCGCTGCTTCTACCAGCGCAAGCAGACGCGGCTGGGCGGGCGCCTGTTCTGGGACATCACCGATGGCCTGGGGCCGGAGCTGTACCACGCGCGCAAGGCGGCCCCGGGGCCGTACCACGTGGTGGTGCACTACTTCGGCAGCCGCTCCGCCCGGGACGTGGTGCCCACCGCCCTGCTGCTGGTCAGCGACCGGGGCGTGTTCGACGAGACGGCGACCCACCCGCGGCGCTTCCAGCTGCGCATCCTTCCGAAGACGAACGCCCGGCTCCTGCTGCGCCGCGAGGAGCTGGTTCCGCTGGCGAAGGCGCAGGTGGCCACGCAGCCCGCGCCGTGA
- a CDS encoding cysteine desulfurase family protein, translating to MRAPARVRGPIYLDHHATTPCDPRVVEAMLPYLVERFGSAGSRLHAYGWEAAGAVDTARARVASLLKAQHDEVVFTSGATESNNLALLGVLQACRQPRRHVVTTAIEHKSVLEPVRWLERQGCEVTVLKVPPDGRVREEHVRAVLRPYTVLVSVMHANNETGVLNDVAAIGRLCQEHGALFHTDAAQTCGKCPLDVRALHVDLLSLSGHKLYAPKGIGALYVGPRASHGRLSPLLLGGGQESGLRAGTLPVHQLVALGEACELAAAELLEEGTRLLRLRTRLLAALTERLPGLHVNGDLDHRLPGNLNVSFEDVDGELLIERLQHHVAFSTCSACMSGNLRPSHVLLAMGVSEDLAHASLRLGLGRFTTQEEVDAAADHIVRAVIEARLPSARGNAVTREAARP from the coding sequence ATGCGCGCGCCGGCGCGCGTCCGGGGCCCCATCTACCTGGACCACCACGCGACGACGCCGTGCGACCCGCGCGTGGTCGAGGCGATGTTGCCCTACCTGGTGGAGCGCTTCGGCAGCGCGGGCAGCCGGCTGCACGCCTACGGCTGGGAGGCGGCGGGCGCGGTGGACACGGCGCGCGCCCGGGTCGCGAGCCTGCTGAAGGCGCAGCACGACGAGGTGGTCTTCACCAGCGGCGCCACGGAGAGCAACAACCTGGCGCTGCTGGGCGTGCTGCAGGCGTGCCGTCAGCCGCGCCGGCACGTGGTGACCACCGCCATCGAGCACAAGTCGGTGCTGGAGCCGGTGCGCTGGCTGGAGCGCCAGGGCTGCGAGGTGACGGTGCTGAAGGTGCCGCCGGACGGGCGCGTGCGTGAGGAGCATGTGCGGGCCGTGCTCCGGCCGTACACCGTCCTGGTCAGCGTGATGCACGCCAACAACGAGACGGGCGTCCTCAACGACGTGGCGGCCATTGGCCGGCTGTGCCAGGAGCACGGCGCCCTGTTCCACACGGACGCCGCGCAGACGTGCGGGAAGTGCCCGCTGGACGTGCGCGCCCTCCACGTGGACCTGCTGTCGCTGTCGGGCCACAAGCTCTATGCGCCCAAGGGGATTGGCGCCCTGTACGTGGGCCCCCGGGCCTCGCACGGACGGCTCTCGCCGCTGCTTCTCGGCGGAGGCCAGGAGTCGGGCCTGCGGGCGGGGACGCTCCCCGTGCACCAGCTCGTCGCGCTCGGCGAGGCCTGCGAGCTGGCCGCGGCGGAGCTGCTGGAGGAGGGGACGCGCCTCTTGCGGCTGCGCACGCGCCTGCTCGCCGCGCTGACGGAGCGGCTGCCCGGGCTCCACGTCAACGGCGACCTGGACCACCGGCTGCCGGGCAACCTCAACGTCAGCTTCGAGGACGTGGACGGGGAGCTGCTCATCGAGCGGCTCCAGCACCACGTGGCCTTCTCCACGTGCTCGGCGTGCATGTCCGGCAACCTGCGCCCCAGCCACGTGCTGCTCGCGATGGGCGTGTCGGAGGACCTCGCCCACGCCAGCCTGCGCCTGGGCCTGGGCCGCTTCACCACGCAGGAGGAGGTGGACGCGGCCGCCGACCACATCGTCCGCGCCGTCATCGAGGCCCGCCTGCCTTCCGCCCGAGGTAACGCAGTCACCCGCGAAGCCGCCCGGCCGTGA
- a CDS encoding glycoside hydrolase family 15 protein, with amino-acid sequence MSSLPISDYALLSDCRSAALVSRRGSVDWLCFPRFDGPALFGRLLDARAGHFSLCPEGPFDATRRYREQTLVLETTFDTPTGTVVLVDALAMGSHERGHDLGRASPGVLLRHVTCTKGEVTLALELSARPEYGLISPTLRPVDGGVVCRGGAEALLLSSPVPLRLEGADVRATFTLREGQSAGFAAQHHVAWAEPVAPWTQEKIAHRVEDTTETWRSWSDEHQNYEGPWQALVKHSGCVLQGLTFQPTGAIIAAPTTSLPEELGGSRNWDYRYTWMRDASFTLDALWVAACPDEAERYFQFLAEAAQTQLAHGEELQAVFGVGGEHDLTERELGHLDGWRGTSPVRVGNNAWSQRQLDVYGELLCSVHRLGDMLEKLDGTFRRFLVDSADLAAKRWRERDQGIWEVRGEPRHFLHSKLMCWVALDRALQLAERLEAGDRVERWRRERDEVRRVILKDGWNEQVGAFTQSFGSDVLDAAALMIPIVGFLPATDARVRSTVRAITGGLMDPNGLLYRYRMDDGVEGDEGAFLLCTFWLAQVQALAGELEAATVTFTRAASFANDVGLLAEEVDPERREVRGNFPQAFSHVGLVNAAWAICQARAHPGRPLESAQAAPPVG; translated from the coding sequence ATGAGCTCGCTCCCCATCAGTGACTATGCCCTGCTGTCGGACTGCCGCTCTGCGGCGCTGGTGAGCCGGAGGGGCTCGGTGGACTGGCTGTGCTTCCCCCGCTTCGACGGGCCGGCCCTCTTCGGCCGGCTCCTGGACGCGCGCGCCGGCCACTTCTCCCTGTGCCCCGAGGGGCCCTTCGACGCCACCCGCCGCTACCGCGAGCAGACGCTGGTGCTGGAGACGACCTTCGACACGCCCACGGGCACGGTGGTGCTGGTGGACGCGCTGGCCATGGGCAGCCACGAGCGCGGGCACGACCTGGGCCGGGCCTCGCCCGGTGTGCTGCTGCGCCACGTGACGTGTACGAAGGGCGAGGTGACGCTCGCGCTGGAGCTGAGCGCCAGGCCGGAGTACGGGCTCATCTCCCCGACGCTCCGGCCCGTGGACGGCGGGGTGGTGTGTCGCGGCGGCGCGGAGGCGCTGCTGCTCTCCTCGCCGGTGCCGCTGCGCCTGGAGGGCGCGGACGTGCGAGCCACCTTCACGCTCCGCGAGGGCCAGTCCGCGGGCTTCGCGGCGCAGCACCACGTGGCGTGGGCGGAGCCCGTGGCGCCGTGGACGCAGGAGAAGATTGCCCACCGCGTGGAGGACACCACCGAGACGTGGCGCTCCTGGTCCGACGAGCACCAGAACTACGAGGGCCCGTGGCAGGCGCTGGTGAAGCACAGCGGCTGCGTGCTGCAGGGGCTCACCTTCCAGCCGACGGGGGCCATCATCGCCGCGCCCACCACGTCCCTGCCCGAGGAGCTCGGGGGCTCGCGCAACTGGGACTACCGCTACACCTGGATGCGCGACGCCAGCTTCACGCTGGACGCGCTGTGGGTGGCCGCGTGCCCGGACGAGGCGGAGCGCTACTTCCAGTTCCTCGCGGAGGCCGCGCAGACGCAGCTCGCCCACGGTGAGGAGCTGCAGGCCGTCTTTGGCGTCGGCGGCGAGCATGACCTGACGGAGCGGGAGCTGGGCCACCTCGACGGCTGGCGGGGCACCTCGCCGGTGCGCGTGGGCAACAACGCCTGGTCGCAGCGGCAGCTGGACGTGTACGGCGAGCTGCTGTGCTCGGTGCACCGGCTGGGGGACATGCTGGAGAAGCTGGACGGCACGTTCCGCCGCTTCCTGGTGGACTCGGCGGACCTGGCGGCGAAGCGGTGGCGGGAGCGGGACCAGGGCATCTGGGAGGTGCGCGGCGAGCCGCGCCACTTCCTGCACTCGAAGCTGATGTGCTGGGTGGCGTTGGACCGGGCGCTGCAACTGGCGGAGCGGCTGGAGGCGGGAGACCGGGTGGAGCGCTGGCGCCGGGAGCGCGACGAGGTGCGCCGGGTCATCCTGAAGGACGGCTGGAACGAGCAGGTGGGCGCCTTCACGCAGTCCTTCGGCTCGGACGTGCTGGACGCGGCGGCGCTGATGATTCCCATCGTCGGCTTCCTGCCGGCCACGGACGCGCGGGTGCGCTCCACGGTCCGCGCCATCACCGGGGGGCTCATGGACCCCAACGGGCTGCTCTACCGCTACCGGATGGATGACGGCGTGGAGGGGGACGAAGGCGCCTTCCTGCTGTGTACCTTCTGGCTGGCGCAGGTGCAGGCGCTGGCGGGCGAGCTGGAGGCGGCCACCGTCACCTTCACCCGCGCGGCGTCCTTCGCGAACGACGTGGGGCTGCTCGCGGAGGAGGTGGACCCGGAGCGCCGCGAGGTGCGGGGCAACTTCCCGCAGGCCTTCAGCCACGTGGGGCTGGTGAACGCGGCGTGGGCCATCTGCCAGGCGCGAGCGCACCCGGGCCGTCCCCTGGAGTCCGCCCAGGCCGCGCCGCCCGTGGGCTGA